One window of Primulina huaijiensis isolate GDHJ02 unplaced genomic scaffold, ASM1229523v2 scaffold40847, whole genome shotgun sequence genomic DNA carries:
- the LOC140969336 gene encoding ribose-phosphate pyrophosphokinase 4 isoform X1, which yields MSAISPSSHFSASSRKPQNSVLPSKKLISSFRCEIMNPSSVPQNWTVDCVSSTDPIHIIIKPPSSIPLASTMNSSLKNSKRVCLFHCSEMRDLAERIAAESDAIELRSISWRAFEDGFPNLFISNAQGVRGQHVAFLASFSSPGVIFEQLSIIYALPKLFVSSFTLVLPFFPTGTSERMEDEGDVATAFTLARILSNIPISRGGPTNLVIFDIHALQERFYFGDNILPCFESGIPLLLNRLQQLPDSDNITVAFPDDGAWKRFHKQLQHFPMIVCAKVREGDQRIVLLKEGDPEGRHVVIVDDLVQSGGTLLECQLDDVRVFSFTACNLDNLLQTRQIIAKKVLAKHGAAKVSAYVTHGIFPNKSWEKFKHDDGAHSSTGMTYFWITDSCPQTVKQVKNKAPFEVISLAAAIASTLQV from the exons ATGTCAGCCATTTCGCCATCCTCTCACTTTTCTGCATCGTCCAGAAAACCCCAAAATTCGGTTCTCCCCTCTAAAAAACTTATCTCTTCCTTTCGCTGCGAGATCATGAATCCATCTTCTGTTCCCCAGAATTGGACCGTCGACTGCGTTTCTTCAACCGACCCAATTCATATTATAATCAAACCTCCGAGTTCAATTCCTTTGGCTTCTACTATGAATTCTTCGCTTAAGAATTCCAAAAGGGTTTGCCTTTTTCACTGTTCTGAGATGAGGGATCTGGCTGAGAGAATAGCCGCTGAATCCGACGCCATTGAGCTTCGTAGCATTAGTTGGAG GGCGTTTGAAGACGGATTCCCCAACTTATTTATATCAAATGCTCAAGGAGTTCGTGGACAACATGTAGCTTTTCTAGCTTCATTTAGCTCTCCTGGAGTCATTTTTGAGCAATTGTCTATAATCTACGCCCTGCCAAAATTATTTGTCTCATCTTTCACTCTTGTCCTGCCGTTTTTCCCCACGGGAACTTCCGAGCGTATGGAGGATGAAGGGGATGTTGCCACAGCATTTACACTGGCCAGAATCTTGTCAAATATTCCTATATCAAGGGGTGGACCCACTAATTTAGTCATATTTGATATACATGCCTTGCAG GAGAGATTTTACTTTGGTGACAATATCTTACCATGCTTTGAAAGTGGTATACCATTGCTTTTGAATAGGCTCCAACAACTCCCCGATTCTGACAAT ATCACAGTTGCCTTTCCAGATGATGGCGCGTGGAAACGTTTTCACAAGCAGCTGCAGCACTTCCCAATG ATTGTTTGTGCCAAAGTTAGGGAAGGTGATCAACGAATTGTACTCCTAAAAGAGGGAGATCCTGAGGGCCGCCATGTTGTGATAGTGGATGACCTTGTGCAGTCAGGTGGCACTTTGCTAGAGTGTCAG CTAGATGATGTTCGTGTGTTTTCATTCACGGCATGCAATTTGGATAATCTGCTTCAAACGAGGCAAATCATTGCCAAA AAAGTGCTGGCCAAACACGGAGCAGCAAAAGTTAGTGCATATGTGACGCATGGAATTTTCCCAAACAAGTCGTGGGAGAAATTTAAACATGATGATGGAG CACATTCTTCGACCGGGATGACGTACTTTTGGATCACAGACTCGTGCCCACAAACAGTGAAGCAGGTTAAAAACAAAGCCCCGTTCGAAGTTATAAGTCTTGCTGCTGCTATAGCATCCACTCTTCAGGTTTAG
- the LOC140969338 gene encoding F-box protein At1g70590-like, whose translation MKQKTWPCKSDSPHFIALPFIKKPHSSSNFIKSSRIHLSSKPNPSSSPSSLYKGPDFSALPYDVLARIMASFSLPDLRAASLVCRAWRDALKPLREAMIFLKWGKRFKHGRGGMKANLSKALDSFLKGAARGSTLAMVDAGLIYWELGKREEGISWYRRAAELGDPAGQCNLALSFLQANPPNTEEAIEWLHRASFTGHVRAQYQLALCLHQGRGVKQSLQAASRWYLRAAEGGYVRAMYNTSLCYSLGEGLAQSHRLARKWMKRAADRGHSKAQFEHGLCLFSEGEMLKAVVYLELATRAGERAAAHVKNVILQQLSATSFDRAMFLADNWRALPSTR comes from the exons ATGAAGCAGAAGACATGGCCATGCAAATCGGACAGCCCTCACTTCATAGCTCTCCCTTTCATAAAAAAACCTCACTCTTCATCAAATTTCATCAAGTCCTCCAGAATCCATCTCTCATCCAAACCGAACCCGTCATCTTCCCCGTCTTCCTTGTACAAAGGCCCCGATTTCTCCGCGCTCCCTTACGATGTTCTCGCGAGAATTATGGCGTCATTCTCTTTGCCGGACTTGAGGGCAGCTTCCCTTGTTTGCAGAGCGTGGAGGGACGCGCTTAAGCCCTTGCGCGAGGCGATGATATTCTTGAAATGGGGGAAGAGGTTCAAGCATGGGCGTGGGGGGATGAAGGCAAATTTGAGCAAGGCTTTGGATTCTTTCTTGAAAGGTGCGGCGCGTGGCTCTACGCTTGCTATGGTTGATGCGGGTCTGATTTATTGGGAATTAGGGAAAAGGGAGGAGGGGATTTCTTGGTATAGAAGAGCAGCCGAGCTTGGCGATCCAGCTGGACAGTGTAATTTGGCTCTTTCGTTTTTGCAAG CTAATCCTCCGAACACGGAAGAGGCAATTGAATGGTTACACAGGGCTTCCTTCACAGGCCATGTTCGGGCTCAATACCAACTTGCACTTTGCTTACATCAAGGTCGAGGAGTTAAACAAAGTCTCCAAGCAGCG TCCCGTTGGTATCTGAGAGCTGCTGAAGGGGGATATGTACGTGCTATGTATAATACATCTCTCTGCTACTCATTGGGTGAAGGTTTAGCACAATCCCATAGGTTAGCAAGAAAATGGATGAAGAGGGCCGCTGATCGTGGCCACAGCAAAGCTCAGTTCGAGCATGGATTGTGTCTCTTTTCC GAAGGGGAGATGCTGAAGGCTGTGGTGTACCTAGAGCTGGCAACGAGGGCTGGCGAGAGGGCTGCAGCTCATGTGAAAAATGTTATACTCCAGCAACTTTCTGCAACGTCGTTTGATAGAGCAATGTTTCTTGCTGACAATTGGCGTGCTTTGCCGTCCACTCGCTGA
- the LOC140969336 gene encoding ribose-phosphate pyrophosphokinase 4 isoform X2 encodes MSAISPSSHFSASSRKPQNSVLPSKKLISSFRCEIMNPSSVPQNWTVDCVSSTDPIHIIIKPPSSIPLASTMNSSLKNSKRVCLFHCSEMRDLAERIAAESDAIELRSISWRAFEDGFPNLFISNAQGVRGQHVAFLASFSSPGVIFEQLSIIYALPKLFVSSFTLVLPFFPTGTSERMEDEGDVATAFTLARILSNIPISRGGPTNLVIFDIHALQERFYFGDNILPCFESGIPLLLNRLQQLPDSDNITVAFPDDGAWKRFHKQLQHFPMIVCAKVREGDQRIVLLKEGDPEGRHVVIVDDLVQSGGTLLECQKVLAKHGAAKVSAYVTHGIFPNKSWEKFKHDDGAHSSTGMTYFWITDSCPQTVKQVKNKAPFEVISLAAAIASTLQV; translated from the exons ATGTCAGCCATTTCGCCATCCTCTCACTTTTCTGCATCGTCCAGAAAACCCCAAAATTCGGTTCTCCCCTCTAAAAAACTTATCTCTTCCTTTCGCTGCGAGATCATGAATCCATCTTCTGTTCCCCAGAATTGGACCGTCGACTGCGTTTCTTCAACCGACCCAATTCATATTATAATCAAACCTCCGAGTTCAATTCCTTTGGCTTCTACTATGAATTCTTCGCTTAAGAATTCCAAAAGGGTTTGCCTTTTTCACTGTTCTGAGATGAGGGATCTGGCTGAGAGAATAGCCGCTGAATCCGACGCCATTGAGCTTCGTAGCATTAGTTGGAG GGCGTTTGAAGACGGATTCCCCAACTTATTTATATCAAATGCTCAAGGAGTTCGTGGACAACATGTAGCTTTTCTAGCTTCATTTAGCTCTCCTGGAGTCATTTTTGAGCAATTGTCTATAATCTACGCCCTGCCAAAATTATTTGTCTCATCTTTCACTCTTGTCCTGCCGTTTTTCCCCACGGGAACTTCCGAGCGTATGGAGGATGAAGGGGATGTTGCCACAGCATTTACACTGGCCAGAATCTTGTCAAATATTCCTATATCAAGGGGTGGACCCACTAATTTAGTCATATTTGATATACATGCCTTGCAG GAGAGATTTTACTTTGGTGACAATATCTTACCATGCTTTGAAAGTGGTATACCATTGCTTTTGAATAGGCTCCAACAACTCCCCGATTCTGACAAT ATCACAGTTGCCTTTCCAGATGATGGCGCGTGGAAACGTTTTCACAAGCAGCTGCAGCACTTCCCAATG ATTGTTTGTGCCAAAGTTAGGGAAGGTGATCAACGAATTGTACTCCTAAAAGAGGGAGATCCTGAGGGCCGCCATGTTGTGATAGTGGATGACCTTGTGCAGTCAGGTGGCACTTTGCTAGAGTGTCAG AAAGTGCTGGCCAAACACGGAGCAGCAAAAGTTAGTGCATATGTGACGCATGGAATTTTCCCAAACAAGTCGTGGGAGAAATTTAAACATGATGATGGAG CACATTCTTCGACCGGGATGACGTACTTTTGGATCACAGACTCGTGCCCACAAACAGTGAAGCAGGTTAAAAACAAAGCCCCGTTCGAAGTTATAAGTCTTGCTGCTGCTATAGCATCCACTCTTCAGGTTTAG